The genomic interval GCTCTCCACCACGGGGCAGGCGTTCATCAACTACGCCATCTACGAGGACATGGCCAAGCCCATCTCGGCCAAGGACACCTACTACCAGATGAAGCTGTACTACACCGGGCCCGCCCGTCGTGCCGGTGAAGCCATCATGCTGCGCGATGCCGCCAACCCCCTTGAGCAACCGCGCAAGGCCTGGCAGTACCTGCCGGGGCAGCGCCGGGTCAAGCTGGCACCGAACCTGGCCTATGACACCCCGAACCCGGGTACCTCGGGCGCCGGCACCTATGACGACGTCTTCGTCTTCAACGGTGCGCTGGACCGCTTCGATTGGAAGCTGGTGGGCAAGCAGGAGATGATAGTTCCCTACAACACCTACAAGCTGACCTATGAGCCGGATGCCAAGGCGCTGACCACCCCGAACTTCCTGTCGCCGGATCACGTGCGCTGGGAGAAACACCGGGTCTGGGTGGTGGAGGGCAACCTCAAGGCCGGCGAGCGCCACATCTATGCCAAGCGTCGCTTCTACCTGGACGAAGACAGCTGGGTGGCCCTGGCCTCCGATCAGTACGACGCCCGTGGTCAGCTCTATCGCGGCTCCTTCGCCTTCCTGAGCCAGAGCTACGACAAGCAGACCCCGGATGCCACCCCCTTCATGATCTATGACCTGGTGGCGGGGACCTACAACATCAACGGTGTGGTGGGCCCCTACGGCGGCATCAAGTACGGCGCCTCCCTGTCCAAGGCGAAGTGGTCGCCGGAGTCCCTGGCTGGCGCCGGGATCCGCTAAGCGGTAACAAGCCGTGCTGATCCCCACTGACCCCCTCCCGGCCTCCCCCTTCAAAAGGGAGTAGGTGAATCGCACCCTCCCCTTGCCAAGGGGAGGGCTGGGGTGGGGTGATTGTGGCCATCCGATGGGTTTCGAAGACAAGGACGTGGTATGGGTTCATTCAACAAGTTGGCGCCCTGGCTGTGCTGCGCCCTGCTGCTGCCGGGTCTCGCGCAAGGGGCAGAGGCGATGGCAGGGCAGAGCGGGGAGACGCTGGCCACGCAAGGGGCCGAATACAGAGACGTGCTGGACTTGCCGGCCAAACCGAGCGCGCTGGCCCAGCGCAGCCCCCTGCTGGATCTGGCCCGTGCCGGCAGCCGGCTGGTGGCGGTAGGGCAGCGGGGTCACATCCTCTACTCGGACGACGAGGGAAGGCGCTGGCAGCAGGCCAGGGTGCCGGTGAGCTCGGATCTCACTGCCGTCACCTTCCCCACTTCCGAGCAGGGCTGGGCCGTGGGGGGGGATGGGGTGGTGCTGCACAGCCAGGACGGTGGCGCCAGCTGGCAAAAACAGCTGGATGGCAGCCAGATAGGGGATCTGGTCCTGCGCCATTACTCGGCCTTGGCCAAGGCCGAGCCGGACAACGAACAGTGGGCCGCCCTGGTGGAAGAGGGCCAGCGCCTGGTGGAGGAGGGGGCCGACAAACCCCTGCTCGACGTCTGGTTTGAGGACGACAAAGTCGGCTACGTGGTCGGGGTCTTCAACCTGATACTGCGCACCCAGGATGGCGGCCTGCACTGGACGCCCATGCAGGATCGCACCGACAACCCGGATGGGCTCCATCTCAATGCCATCGCCCGGGCCGGTGACGCCCTCTATCTGGTGGGCGAGCAGGGCCTGCTGCGCAAATGGGAGCCGCAGACGCAGCGCTTCGTCTCACTGCCCAGCCCCTATGACGGCAGCTTTTTCGGCCTTATCGGCCGCCCGGATGAGGTGATCGTCTATGGCCTGCGGGGCCATGTCTATCGCAGCACGGATGGAGGCGAAAACTGGACCCGGCTCGTGAGCCCGCTGCCCATCAGCATCAGCGCCGCTATGCAGGGGGCCGATGGCCAGTTCCGCCTGTTTACCCAGGCCGGCCATATGCTGCTGCAACGGGGCAACGAGCCGCTGACCCTGGCACCCCTGGCCGAGCCATCGCCGGTGGCGGGCGCCGCCCTGACCGCCGATGGCACCCTGGCGCTGGTGGGCAGCCGCGGGGTGCGCACCCTGACGGTGGTCAAATAAGGTTTGTCAAAGCAGGCCGTCACCGGATGACGGCCCAATAACGATAACGAGGATCCAGACATGGGCCATGTGAAGCAAGATTCGATGCCGGTGATCCGCGAGCTGAGCGCGTTCGACAGGCACTCCGGCAACCTGCTGGAGCGGCTGGTGTTCAACCACAGGGCGCTCTTCATGCTGGCGATGACGCTGGCGACCCTGGTGCTTGGCTACATGGGCGCGACTCGCCTGGCGCTGGCACCCAGCTTCGAGAAGATGATCCCCCAGAGCCAGCCCTACATCAAAAACTTCCTGGAGAACCGGGACTCTCTGCGTGGCCTCGGCAACTCGGTGCGGGTGGTGGTGGAGAATACCCGGGGGGACATCTTCGACCCCGACTATTTAAGCGTTCTCAAGCGGGTCAATGACGAGCTGTTCCTGACCGAAGGGGTCGACAGGGCCTGGATGAAGTCCCTCTGGAGCCCGGCAGTGCGCTGGACCGAGGTGACCGAGGAGGGCTTCCAGGGCGGGCCCGTGATGCCGGATGCCTATCAGGGATCGGCCTCTGACATCGAGCAGCTGCGCCAGAACATCAACAGAGCCGGCATCGTCGGCAGTCTGGTGGCGAGCGATTTCAAGTCCAGCATGCTGATAGTGCCCCTGCTGGACAAGGCCTCTGTAACCGGCAAGCCCCTCAATTACCATGACTTCTCCCAGCGCATCGAGGCGCTGCGCAGCCAGATAGAGTTCGCAGGCGCCCCCCATCAGGCGGGGGAGGAGGGGACGGGCCAGTACAAGATCCGGGTGATCGGCTTTGCCAAGCTGGTGGGCGATCTCATCGACGGCCTCATCCAGGTGATCCTCTTCTTCGCCCTGGCGGTGGCGACCTCGCTCGCCATCATCTTCCTCTACACCCGCTGCGTGCGCAGCACCCTGCTGGTGGTGGGCTGCTCTCTGGTCGCCGTGATCTGGCAGCTCGGCATCATCGCCTGGCTCGGCTACGCCATCGACCCTTACTCTGTGCTGGTGCCTTTCCTCATCTTCGCCATCGGGGTCTCCCACGCAGCCCAGAAGATGAACGGCATCATGCAGGACATCGCCCGCGGCACCCACCGCCAGATAGCGGCGCGCTACACCTTCCGCCGCCTCT from Aeromonas rivipollensis carries:
- a CDS encoding WD40/YVTN/BNR-like repeat-containing protein: MGSFNKLAPWLCCALLLPGLAQGAEAMAGQSGETLATQGAEYRDVLDLPAKPSALAQRSPLLDLARAGSRLVAVGQRGHILYSDDEGRRWQQARVPVSSDLTAVTFPTSEQGWAVGGDGVVLHSQDGGASWQKQLDGSQIGDLVLRHYSALAKAEPDNEQWAALVEEGQRLVEEGADKPLLDVWFEDDKVGYVVGVFNLILRTQDGGLHWTPMQDRTDNPDGLHLNAIARAGDALYLVGEQGLLRKWEPQTQRFVSLPSPYDGSFFGLIGRPDEVIVYGLRGHVYRSTDGGENWTRLVSPLPISISAAMQGADGQFRLFTQAGHMLLQRGNEPLTLAPLAEPSPVAGAALTADGTLALVGSRGVRTLTVVK
- a CDS encoding DUF1329 domain-containing protein; translation: MMKHKQTLLALSLALAFTSQAQAAVSSSEAQQLGTSLTQVGADAAANADGSIPAYAGGLTTPPAGFKAGDSMRPDPYAGDKPLLVIDGKNASQYKGELTATTAELLSRFPEFRVDVYPTHRSVALPKAVLDNTKQNALNAKTLAGGMAVDQVLPGIPFPIPKTGAEAMWNFLLRYQGVNIATKYDSWNVDAAGTAALSTTGQAFINYAIYEDMAKPISAKDTYYQMKLYYTGPARRAGEAIMLRDAANPLEQPRKAWQYLPGQRRVKLAPNLAYDTPNPGTSGAGTYDDVFVFNGALDRFDWKLVGKQEMIVPYNTYKLTYEPDAKALTTPNFLSPDHVRWEKHRVWVVEGNLKAGERHIYAKRRFYLDEDSWVALASDQYDARGQLYRGSFAFLSQSYDKQTPDATPFMIYDLVAGTYNINGVVGPYGGIKYGASLSKAKWSPESLAGAGIR